In one Accipiter gentilis chromosome 4, bAccGen1.1, whole genome shotgun sequence genomic region, the following are encoded:
- the NKIRAS1 gene encoding NF-kappa-B inhibitor-interacting Ras-like protein 1 isoform X4, with the protein MGGRGRGSARQAGAAQWGLVGSSAQRMLCRAPWRVRRCPVKLESAQDDASPSWSREGLDEGATMEDVYLASVETDRGVKEQLRLYDTRGLQEGIELPKHYFSVADGFVLVYAVTSLEAFQRVELLKKEIDVFRDKKEVTVIVLGNKTDLLDQRQVETEAAQQWARAEKVRLWEVTVTDRKTLLEPFTFLASKLSQSQNKSTFPLPGRKSKGNNCDN; encoded by the exons ATGGGCGGCAGGGGGCGGGGCTCTGCCCGCCAGGCCGGCGCGGCTCAATGGGGTCTTGTGGGAAGCTCTGCCCAG CGTATGCTTTGCAGAGCGCCCTGGCGTGTGAGGCGTTGCCCGGTTAAACTGGAATCGGCGCAGGACGACGCCAGCCCCTCCTGGTCCCGGGAAG GCTTAGATGAAGGTGCCACAATGGAAGATGTGTATTTGGCATCGGTGGAGACAGACCGAGGCGTGAAGGAACAGTTAAGGCTTTATGACACCAGGGGTCTGCAGGAGGGCATAGAATTGCCAAAGCACTATTTCTCTGTCGCTGATGGCTTCGTTCTTGTCTATGCTGTGACCAGCCTCGAAGCTTTCCAAAGAGTTGAACTGCTCAAAAAGGAGATCGACGTCTTTAGAGACAAAAAGGAG GTAACAGTTATTGTCTTGGGAAACAAAACTGACCTCCTGGACCAAAGGCAAGtggaaacagaagcagcacagcaatgGGCAAGAGCTGAGAAAGTGAGACTGTGGGAAGTGACTGTGACAGATCGGAAAACATTGCTTGAGCCCTTCACCTTCTTAGCTAGCAAACTCTCCCAGTCCCAGAACAAATCAACATTTCCCTTGCCTGGAAGGAAGAGCAAAGGGAATAACTGTGATAACTAA
- the NKIRAS1 gene encoding NF-kappa-B inhibitor-interacting Ras-like protein 1 isoform X2, producing the protein MGSCGKLCPGLDEGATMEDVYLASVETDRGVKEQLRLYDTRGLQEGIELPKHYFSVADGFVLVYAVTSLEAFQRVELLKKEIDVFRDKKEVTVIVLGNKTDLLDQRQVETEAAQQWARAEKVRLWEVTVTDRKTLLEPFTFLASKLSQSQNKSTFPLPGRKSKGNNCDN; encoded by the exons ATGGGGTCTTGTGGGAAGCTCTGCCCAG GCTTAGATGAAGGTGCCACAATGGAAGATGTGTATTTGGCATCGGTGGAGACAGACCGAGGCGTGAAGGAACAGTTAAGGCTTTATGACACCAGGGGTCTGCAGGAGGGCATAGAATTGCCAAAGCACTATTTCTCTGTCGCTGATGGCTTCGTTCTTGTCTATGCTGTGACCAGCCTCGAAGCTTTCCAAAGAGTTGAACTGCTCAAAAAGGAGATCGACGTCTTTAGAGACAAAAAGGAG GTAACAGTTATTGTCTTGGGAAACAAAACTGACCTCCTGGACCAAAGGCAAGtggaaacagaagcagcacagcaatgGGCAAGAGCTGAGAAAGTGAGACTGTGGGAAGTGACTGTGACAGATCGGAAAACATTGCTTGAGCCCTTCACCTTCTTAGCTAGCAAACTCTCCCAGTCCCAGAACAAATCAACATTTCCCTTGCCTGGAAGGAAGAGCAAAGGGAATAACTGTGATAACTAA
- the NKIRAS1 gene encoding NF-kappa-B inhibitor-interacting Ras-like protein 1 isoform X1 — protein sequence MGKGYKVVVCGMASVGKTAILEQLLYGKHTVGLDEGATMEDVYLASVETDRGVKEQLRLYDTRGLQEGIELPKHYFSVADGFVLVYAVTSLEAFQRVELLKKEIDVFRDKKEVTVIVLGNKTDLLDQRQVETEAAQQWARAEKVRLWEVTVTDRKTLLEPFTFLASKLSQSQNKSTFPLPGRKSKGNNCDN from the exons ATGGGAAAGGGATACAAGGTGGTGGTTTGTGGAATGGCCTCGGTGGGAAAGACTGCGATTTTGGAGCAGCTTCTCTATGGAAAGCATACCGTTG GCTTAGATGAAGGTGCCACAATGGAAGATGTGTATTTGGCATCGGTGGAGACAGACCGAGGCGTGAAGGAACAGTTAAGGCTTTATGACACCAGGGGTCTGCAGGAGGGCATAGAATTGCCAAAGCACTATTTCTCTGTCGCTGATGGCTTCGTTCTTGTCTATGCTGTGACCAGCCTCGAAGCTTTCCAAAGAGTTGAACTGCTCAAAAAGGAGATCGACGTCTTTAGAGACAAAAAGGAG GTAACAGTTATTGTCTTGGGAAACAAAACTGACCTCCTGGACCAAAGGCAAGtggaaacagaagcagcacagcaatgGGCAAGAGCTGAGAAAGTGAGACTGTGGGAAGTGACTGTGACAGATCGGAAAACATTGCTTGAGCCCTTCACCTTCTTAGCTAGCAAACTCTCCCAGTCCCAGAACAAATCAACATTTCCCTTGCCTGGAAGGAAGAGCAAAGGGAATAACTGTGATAACTAA
- the NKIRAS1 gene encoding NF-kappa-B inhibitor-interacting Ras-like protein 1 isoform X3, translating to MEDVYLASVETDRGVKEQLRLYDTRGLQEGIELPKHYFSVADGFVLVYAVTSLEAFQRVELLKKEIDVFRDKKEVTVIVLGNKTDLLDQRQVETEAAQQWARAEKVRLWEVTVTDRKTLLEPFTFLASKLSQSQNKSTFPLPGRKSKGNNCDN from the exons ATGGAAGATGTGTATTTGGCATCGGTGGAGACAGACCGAGGCGTGAAGGAACAGTTAAGGCTTTATGACACCAGGGGTCTGCAGGAGGGCATAGAATTGCCAAAGCACTATTTCTCTGTCGCTGATGGCTTCGTTCTTGTCTATGCTGTGACCAGCCTCGAAGCTTTCCAAAGAGTTGAACTGCTCAAAAAGGAGATCGACGTCTTTAGAGACAAAAAGGAG GTAACAGTTATTGTCTTGGGAAACAAAACTGACCTCCTGGACCAAAGGCAAGtggaaacagaagcagcacagcaatgGGCAAGAGCTGAGAAAGTGAGACTGTGGGAAGTGACTGTGACAGATCGGAAAACATTGCTTGAGCCCTTCACCTTCTTAGCTAGCAAACTCTCCCAGTCCCAGAACAAATCAACATTTCCCTTGCCTGGAAGGAAGAGCAAAGGGAATAACTGTGATAACTAA